From a region of the Zingiber officinale cultivar Zhangliang chromosome 4B, Zo_v1.1, whole genome shotgun sequence genome:
- the LOC121974695 gene encoding wall-associated receptor kinase 2-like: MGISTQRAIHLLLLFCTIARAEAAAGINTTLPGPGCSQSCGQLALSFPFGIEPGCYKNGFAISCDRSDPSSPKAFLGSADSMIQVTHISAEQSQARVLVPITWECYNRSDYVVGSQYPYIDFNIDGAGVFRMATSRNKLTVIGCNSAGHIQSQADVNGSYSYRYYTGCVTYCRDAGSVVDGVCAGIGCCQVSFPSNLSDSSFRFSGYSHSGDMADFSPCSYVFIVDKDYFNFTSADLKMNTTNASMPMWLDWAFRDAATCEEAKNSSSNYVENTCRSQNSMCVDSNNGAGYLCNCSQGYQGNPYLDDGCLDIDECLSPEKYPCHGACTNLEGSYRCECPSGKHGDPFIAPCTSRLPMIGRLFLGIASCLFIAICFILICLFGQKKRYDAIRRSKSMINKDVLQLREEKRRFEVENRDLIYYRDIVLKYASTMTLFTLRDLHGATNGFHTDHVIGRGGYGVVFKGLLEAGQRKVAIKRTLISTERQSDKDKNGFLNEIYLLSQINHKNVVRLYGYCFEKHTPLLVYEFVPNGSLFDLLHTEEEIISLEDRLKIAEESAEALAHLHSFEPHPIVHGDVKPHNILLDHDLTAKVSDFGISKLLSANETEALTTAEGTAAYADPVLVKEGFLSTKNDVYSFGIVLLELVTRKQPAVGLASMSKEKVTAILDKEIVNEVNIDLLRVVVDLAARCLSPEKEDRPTMEQVAAELKVYKETYYGQWSKENRMSSLIKAAAC; this comes from the exons ATGGGAATCTCAACACAGCGAGCGATCCACCTTCTCCTGCTGTTCTGTACCATTGCTCGGGCAGAGGCGGCGGCGGGCATTAATACGACGTTACCAGGCCCAGGTTGCTCGCAGTCGTGCGGCCAACTTGCTCTCTCCTTtcccttcggcatcgagcccggtTGCTACAAAAACGGCTTCGCCATCTCCTGCGACCGCTCCGATCCATCCTCCCCAAAAGCTTTCCTTGGCTCAGCTGATTCCATGATCCAAGTAACCCACATCTCAGCGGAGCAGAGCCAAGCTCGAGTCCTC gtCCCGATAACGTGGGAGTGCTACAATCGATCGGACTACGTCGTCGGCTCCCAGTATCCATACATTGATTTCAACATCGACGGAGCTGGAGTCTTCCGAATGGCCACCAGCCGAAACAAGCTCACTGTCATCGGATGCAACTCCGCAGGACATATCCAAAGCCAGGCCGATGTGAACGGATCCTATTCCTATCGATACTACACCGGCTGCGTTACGTACTGCAGGGACGCCGGCAGCGTCGTCGACGGCGTCTGCGCAGGCATAGGGTGTTGCCAGGTCAGCTTCCCGTCCAACCTCAGCGACAGCAGCTTCCGGTTCAGCGGTTACAGTCATAGCGGGGACATGGCGGACTTCAGCCCCTGCAGCTACGTCTTCATCGTCGATAAGGACTACTTCAACTTCACCTCGGCGGACTTGAAAATGAACACCACCAACGCGTCGATGCCGATGTGGCTAGATTGGGCCTTTCGGGACGCCGCGACGTGCGAGGAGGCCAAGAACTCCTCTTCCAATTATGTGGAGAATACGTGTCGAAGCCAGAACAGCATGTGCGTCGATTCCAACAACGGTGCCGGGTACCTCTGCAATTGCTCGCAGGGCTACCAGGGCAACCCTTACCTCGATGATGGATGCCTAG ATATCGACGAGTGTTTGTCTCCGGAGAAGTATCCGTGCCATGGTGCGTGCACTAATCTTGAAGGGAGCTATCGTTGTGAATGCCCTTCCGGTAAGCATGGCGATCCATTTATTGCACCGTGCACCTCCAGACTTCCCATGATAGGGCGGTTGTTCTTAG GCATCGCCTCCTGCTTATTCATTGCGATCTGTTTCATTCTGATATGTTTATTTGGGCAAAAGAAGCGATATGATGCCATTAGGAGAAGTAAAAGCATGATTAATAAAGATGTTCTGCAACTGCGCGAGGAGAAGAGGAGGTTTGAAGTTGAGAACAGGGATTTGATATATTACAGAGATATAGTATTAAAATACGCGAGTACGATGACACTTTTTACTCTGCGAGATCTGCATGGGGCAACCAACGGCTTCCATACCGACCATGTAATTGGGCGTGGAGGATACGGCGTGGTATTTAAAGGACTATTGGAGGCAGGCCAAAGAAAAGTGGCCATAAAGAGGACTCTGATTTCCACCGAGAGGCAGAGCGACAAGGACAAGAATGGTTTCTTGAACGAAATTTACCTTCTTTCGCAGATTAATCACAAGAATGTGGTCAGACTCTATGGCTATTGCTTCGAGAAGCATACTCCTCTGCTGGTCTACGAGTTTGTTCCTAATGGGTCTCTCTTCGACTTGCTCCATACGGAAGAAGAGATCATCTCCTTGGAGGATCGCCTGAAAATAGCAGAGGAATCAGCCGAAGCATTAGCTCATTTGCATTCATTCGAACCGCACCCAATCGTTCATGGGGACGTGAAGCCGCACAACATACTGTTGGACCATGATTTGACCGCCAAAGTATCCGATTTTGGCATATCAAAGCTGTTGTCAGCGAATGAAACGGAAGCTCTGACGACTGCGGAAGGAACTGCTGCCTACGCGGATCCTGTTCTCGTAAAAGAAGGGTTTCTCTCCACCAAAAATGATGTGTACAGCTTTGGGATTGTTCTCTTGGAACTAGTCACGAGGAAGCAGCCAGCAGTCGGACTAGCATCGATGAGCAAGGAAAAAGTCACAGCTATCTTGGATAAAGAAATTGTGAATGAAGTGAACATCGATTTGCTTCGAGTTGTTGTTGACCTTGCAGCTCGATGCCTGAGTCCCGAAAAAGAAGATAGACCGACGATGGAGCAAGTAGCAGCAGAGCTGAAAGTATATAAAGAAACTTATTACGGCCAATGGAGCAAAGAGAACAGGATGAGTTCGTTGATCAAAGCAGCAGCTTGCTAA